The window CGGAGAGCCATTAGGGTTGAAAGGATAGACCTCTGTGACGTTATTAGCATCATCACAGTACCTCAGAGGAGCCAGATTTGAATTGACAACATCAGATAAGACGTTTTCATCTGGGAAGAAGGCTCTCCCTTCACCATGAGCACTCCAAATGCCCAAAGTAGAGCCTTCCATACCTTTGAACATTATAGAAGGAGAATCCCCTATGGCCACACTGATAAACCGACATTCAAAACGGCCAGATTCATTGTGAGTGAACCTTGGCTGGGACATGTCTCCACCTGCACCAAGCGAGCCTCCAATATCGGGTCCTGGTACCCAACCAAGAAGAGCCATGAGCTGACACCCATTGCACACCCCAAGGCTGAATGTGTCTGGCCTATTGTAGAACTCCTGGAACTGCTGTATGAGGGGCTGGTTGAACCTGATAGATGCAGCCCAACCTTTTGCTGAGTCAAGAACATCTGCATAGCTAAATCCACCAACAAATGCAATCCCACGGAATTCCGTTAGAGAAGCCTTTTTGTTCAAGAGATCCGACATTGTGATATCCCACGGTTCAAAACCAGCAGCATGGAATGCAGCAGACATTTCCCTGTCACTGTTGCTCCCTTCTTCACGAATGATGGCAACCTTCGGTTTTGAGGATGCAGACAGTAGTTTCTTGTCTGTGAATTTGGGCGTAAAAGACAAATGCCATGAGGGTGATGTTCGGCTTTTTAAGCCTTCTTTCTCAAGCTTGACACAAGATTTCAGCCGCTGTAGCTCCTCAAGCTGAAAGCTTGTTTCCTCCCACAAATCTCTGAGGTCTGAAGTTCTTTCTTTCAAACACACCTCACCATCAACAAGTAGCTCTATTTCTGGTGCTGCAGTAACTTCTCCTATCACATTAGCAGAAACCCCTGCCGCATGAAGTTTTTGCTTCACTACATCAAGGTCATCGAAATGCACTTCAATTACAAGACCAAGCTCCTCCGCAAAAAGTGTTTGAAGAAGGTCATTATCTTTTAATTCTATGTTGAGGTTAACACCACAGTTGCCAGCAAATGCCATCTCAAGAATGGTGACAATAAGCCCACCATCGCTAATGTCATGACCAGCAGAAATCAGACGTTCGCTGAGCAATTCTTGAACAACCTCAAAGACCTTTTTCAAGTAAGGGACATCTTCTATGTCTGGGCAGTCATTTCCAATTTGATCAAACGCTTGTGCGAGAGCAGAACAACCAAGTCGCCGCTTTCCTTTAGCCAGGTCAACATGCAACAGAACCCCGTCTTTCACAAGCTTTAGATCTGGAGTAACCGTTAAGGTTATATCAGGACATGTCACATAAGCACTGATAACAAGATTTCCTGGAGCTTTGACTAGCTCGCCATCACATTGAGCTGCCATAGAAAGACTATCCTTTCCTCCATCAATTGCAATACCAAGTTGAATCATGCAGTCAGCCATTGCGACAGCAGCATCGTACATATCTGCTCCCTCTCCATCAATCTTTGCAGCGTACATCCAATTGCCACTTGCTTTGACGTCAGCAAGAGATGTAACTTTAGCCCAAACCAGATTGGTCAATGCCTCCCCAACAGCAAGCCTTGCCATAGCCTCAGGATTAAGTAAACCCTTTATTGGTTGTTCTCCAATGGCACAAGCACCACCAGTCAGATCTGTGTATGTCTGTGCAACTACAGCAACATCAGCAAGTGGAAGTTGCAGAGGGCCAACCGTCTGCTGTTGTGCCACAAGACCTGTCACACATCTGTCAACCTTAGTGGTCAAGAAACGCTTTGAACATACTGAGGGAAGCTTCAATACTCGCTTAAGAACATCCATTAGTGTAATCTCGGGTGCTATGTCTAAGGGCTCACTCGATCGAGGAACTCGCTTGAAAGCAAAGGTCTTCTGAGGCATATCTCCTAAAACCTTTTCAAgctcaagatcaacagcaggcgGTGGAGGAGGAAGGCCACTCAACATTGCATGCTCCACAGCAGCACTGTCAATTAAAACAATCTTTCCACTACCATCAATTTCACCAAGGACAGCCATTGAAACTCTCTCTCTATCACAAAGTGACTGCAACAGGTTTCTGCTCTCAGGCTTCACCAATAACGCATCTTGTTCCTGGTATTCAGCACCCCAGATCTCCAACACAGACAATGTGTGATCACCAACAACAATTGAGCGGATATCAATTTCAGCACCCTTAGGATAGATTATTTCTTTCACGACATTGCAGTTTCCTCCAGCTCCCTGATCATGAATGCTGATGATTGGATTCTTCTCTCCCATTTCCGCACATGCCCTGATCACGCGATATAATTTCTGTGCCATCTCAGCATCTCCCCGCTGCACTGCGTTAAAATCGAGCTCTGCATCATTCTGTCCACTAACCATACTTGAGGCAGCACCACCACCCATACCAATTCTGTATGCTGGACCACCAATCTTCACAACTAGCATGCCAATTTCTGGATCCCCTTTCGATATGTGTGCATGGTCAATCTGCCCAATTGCCCCACTGAACATTATAGGCTTCAGCCATTCACGGCGCTCCCCGTTTGGCAACCTAGAACCAAAATTTCTTGTAAATCCCTGAATTAAAGGCTCGCCAAACTTGTTCCCATAGTCAGAAGCACCGTCGCTAGCATCAATAAGAATCTGCAATGGAGAAGCTAAGTTTGATGGGTATGAAAAAGATGAATCCTCCCAAGGTGCATATGATTCTTCAATTTGTAGGTTTCCAACACAATAACCAGCAGTTGAAGCAACAACAAATGAGCCCTTTCCAGTGGCATGTGTGTCCCTTATGCGGCCACCTGCACCTGTTTCAGCTCCTGGGTAGGGTGCCACAGCACATGGAAAATTATGGGTTTCTGCTGTGAACAGAATGCCTAGTTCACGCATCATCAGGGATAGCGGTGAAGTGGAACCTGGTAGTGCTGGGCGTAGGTGATTTACAAGAGTCCCTTTTATTGCACTCGAGTTATCCTTGAACCCAATAATAGAATTATTAGGGTTAGCCTTCAAGGGACTCTTTACTAACTGAAACAAAGTACTTGGCATGGTCTCTCCATCTATCTCAAGCTTTCCATTAAAAAACCAATGTCTGCTGTGCTCACTGTTTGATTGCGCTATGTCAAAAAGTTCTACTGTAGTTGGATTGCGCTTGATGTCATCTCTGAATAGGTGAGTATAGTACTTGATATCTTGTTCATCAAAAGCAAGACccattttaagatttatttcctCCAGTGCTTCCCTTCCCTTTTCCATGACTGGTATAACACTGACAGGTTCTGGAACTACATCTGACCGAAATGATGTGAGCTTGCTAGGATAAACACACTCTGTCATCCTGTCATGAATCAAAGCAGCAAAGTTGTTGAGTTGGCTTTCATCAAGTGGGTCACTACCAGGCTGAAGGCACAAAAGATATCTTCTAGACCTCTCCAGGCGAGTTACTTCCATTAATGATAGAGCTTTACAAATCGAGACAGCATTGGTTGAGAAAGCTGTCGAAAATGTCATCCGAGGACCAACCTCAACAAGGAAGCAGTAAGGGCTCCTAGAAACTTCCTCCTCCAGAAAGCTCCCTGTTTGTAAGTTGTCAGGTTCATAAGTTTCTGCTAGGAGCCACTGAAGTGTTGCGAGCTTCGTAGAACCTAGTGCATCCTCCAACTCAACATTGAAGCATTGCTCAGTCTTTATATCAATAATATTAGAAGAAACCTTTGCCTGCACTTTCCTGAGTAACTCCTTGGCCTCACTCTCTTGAAGAAATGGTTTGCGATAAAAGTGAATAATCCTTGAAACTAATTCCATGTCATCAATAGATGCCTCTATCAATGGACTACTAACTCCCCTGGATACTGCAGCAGTGAGAGCAGGCATTGGTCGGATATTTGGAACAGTAGCCCTTTGATTAGGTAAACGGCAAAGATGACGTAGGTCC is drawn from Aegilops tauschii subsp. strangulata cultivar AL8/78 chromosome 1, Aet v6.0, whole genome shotgun sequence and contains these coding sequences:
- the LOC109732747 gene encoding probable phosphoribosylformylglycinamidine synthase, chloroplastic/mitochondrial; translation: MASHAEMTASNMLRLQGFPSNMGKQRSSFISTRHTPLRRSRVVRHCLDLRHLCRLPNQRATVPNIRPMPALTAAVSRGVSSPLIEASIDDMELVSRIIHFYRKPFLQESEAKELLRKVQAKVSSNIIDIKTEQCFNVELEDALGSTKLATLQWLLAETYEPDNLQTGSFLEEEVSRSPYCFLVEVGPRMTFSTAFSTNAVSICKALSLMEVTRLERSRRYLLCLQPGSDPLDESQLNNFAALIHDRMTECVYPSKLTSFRSDVVPEPVSVIPVMEKGREALEEINLKMGLAFDEQDIKYYTHLFRDDIKRNPTTVELFDIAQSNSEHSRHWFFNGKLEIDGETMPSTLFQLVKSPLKANPNNSIIGFKDNSSAIKGTLVNHLRPALPGSTSPLSLMMRELGILFTAETHNFPCAVAPYPGAETGAGGRIRDTHATGKGSFVVASTAGYCVGNLQIEESYAPWEDSSFSYPSNLASPLQILIDASDGASDYGNKFGEPLIQGFTRNFGSRLPNGERREWLKPIMFSGAIGQIDHAHISKGDPEIGMLVVKIGGPAYRIGMGGGAASSMVSGQNDAELDFNAVQRGDAEMAQKLYRVIRACAEMGEKNPIISIHDQGAGGNCNVVKEIIYPKGAEIDIRSIVVGDHTLSVLEIWGAEYQEQDALLVKPESRNLLQSLCDRERVSMAVLGEIDGSGKIVLIDSAAVEHAMLSGLPPPPPAVDLELEKVLGDMPQKTFAFKRVPRSSEPLDIAPEITLMDVLKRVLKLPSVCSKRFLTTKVDRCVTGLVAQQQTVGPLQLPLADVAVVAQTYTDLTGGACAIGEQPIKGLLNPEAMARLAVGEALTNLVWAKVTSLADVKASGNWMYAAKIDGEGADMYDAAVAMADCMIQLGIAIDGGKDSLSMAAQCDGELVKAPGNLVISAYVTCPDITLTVTPDLKLVKDGVLLHVDLAKGKRRLGCSALAQAFDQIGNDCPDIEDVPYLKKVFEVVQELLSERLISAGHDISDGGLIVTILEMAFAGNCGVNLNIELKDNDLLQTLFAEELGLVIEVHFDDLDVVKQKLHAAGVSANVIGEVTAAPEIELLVDGEVCLKERTSDLRDLWEETSFQLEELQRLKSCVKLEKEGLKSRTSPSWHLSFTPKFTDKKLLSASSKPKVAIIREEGSNSDREMSAAFHAAGFEPWDITMSDLLNKKASLTEFRGIAFVGGFSYADVLDSAKGWAASIRFNQPLIQQFQEFYNRPDTFSLGVCNGCQLMALLGWVPGPDIGGSLGAGGDMSQPRFTHNESGRFECRFISVAIGDSPSIMFKGMEGSTLGIWSAHGEGRAFFPDENVLSDVVNSNLAPLRYCDDANNVTEVYPFNPNGSPLGIAALCSPNGRHLALMPHPERSFMMWQYPWYPKEWQVEKGGPSPWLRMFQNAREWCS